The following coding sequences are from one Corallococcus caeni window:
- a CDS encoding FAD-binding oxidoreductase has product MSETEAKAPVDAGLRAALAAWREAVGDAHVVVDPEALEAAQTATFATTQRIPAIVRPADTAQVQACLRIASAHRVPVYPVSAGRNWGYGSRVPPGDGSVLLDLGRMNRVLAHDEQLAYLTVEPGVTFRQAAAYLRERQSSNFITTIGGSPDASLVGNALERGDGRGPNADIFQHVCALEVVLPTGERIETGHARFPGSRAAPVFRWGLGPVLDGLFSQSSFGVVTRMTFWLARKQPWLREFVCAVNDDAQLWDMVDRLQALALDGTLKGSFFFWNDIKAFSVTQQYPYAAVGRTPLPDWAREKFREGFGRWAISGTLTAPDAEFGALLEKRLARALEGAFRPLSFGPEVLDGDGGFQGVPSEANLAMTYWRKRTPQPEDPNPDRDRCGFIWCCVAVPFTGQEAKRATDIADRVPRLFGFEPNLALLAFSPRCLYLITALAYDRDAKGEDARAQACYRALTRELADAGYHLTRAGLQAQGATPPVRDDSPEVRRRLKAALDPEGILAPGRSES; this is encoded by the coding sequence GTGAGCGAAACGGAAGCGAAGGCGCCGGTGGACGCGGGCCTGCGTGCGGCCCTGGCCGCGTGGCGGGAGGCCGTGGGCGACGCGCACGTCGTCGTGGACCCCGAGGCGCTGGAGGCCGCGCAGACGGCCACCTTCGCCACCACCCAGCGCATCCCCGCCATCGTGCGGCCCGCGGACACCGCCCAGGTGCAGGCGTGCCTGCGCATCGCGAGCGCGCACCGCGTGCCGGTGTACCCGGTGAGCGCCGGCCGCAACTGGGGCTACGGCTCGCGCGTGCCCCCCGGCGACGGCAGCGTGCTGCTGGACCTGGGGCGCATGAACCGCGTCCTCGCGCACGACGAACAGCTCGCGTACCTCACCGTGGAGCCGGGCGTGACGTTCCGCCAGGCCGCCGCGTACCTGCGCGAGCGCCAGTCCTCCAACTTCATCACCACCATCGGCGGCTCGCCGGACGCGAGCCTCGTGGGCAACGCGCTGGAGCGCGGCGACGGGCGCGGCCCCAACGCGGACATCTTCCAGCACGTCTGCGCGCTGGAGGTCGTCCTGCCCACGGGGGAGCGCATCGAGACGGGCCACGCGCGCTTCCCCGGCTCGCGCGCCGCGCCCGTCTTCCGCTGGGGCCTGGGCCCGGTGCTGGACGGGCTGTTCAGCCAGTCGTCCTTCGGCGTGGTGACGCGGATGACGTTCTGGCTGGCGCGCAAGCAGCCCTGGCTGCGCGAGTTCGTCTGCGCCGTGAACGACGACGCGCAGCTCTGGGACATGGTGGACCGGCTCCAGGCGCTGGCCCTGGACGGCACGCTCAAGGGCAGCTTCTTCTTCTGGAACGACATCAAGGCCTTCAGCGTCACCCAGCAGTACCCCTACGCCGCCGTGGGCCGCACGCCCCTGCCGGACTGGGCCCGCGAGAAGTTCCGCGAGGGCTTCGGCCGCTGGGCCATCAGCGGCACCCTCACCGCCCCGGACGCGGAGTTCGGAGCGCTGCTGGAGAAGCGGCTCGCGCGGGCCCTGGAGGGCGCCTTCCGCCCGCTGTCCTTCGGGCCGGAGGTCCTGGACGGCGACGGCGGCTTCCAGGGCGTCCCCTCCGAGGCCAACCTCGCCATGACCTACTGGCGCAAGCGCACGCCCCAGCCCGAAGACCCGAACCCGGACCGGGACCGCTGCGGCTTCATCTGGTGCTGCGTCGCCGTCCCCTTCACCGGACAGGAGGCGAAGCGCGCCACGGACATCGCCGACCGCGTCCCCCGCCTCTTCGGCTTCGAGCCCAACCTGGCCCTCCTCGCCTTCTCCCCGCGCTGCCTCTACCTCATCACCGCGCTCGCCTATGACCGCGACGCGAAGGGCGAGGACGCCCGCGCCCAGGCCTGCTACCGCGCCCTCACCCGCGAGTTGGCGGACGCCGGGTACCACCTGACCCGAGCCGGACTCCAGGCACAGGGCGCCACACCGCCCGTGCGGGACGACTCCCCGGAGGTGCGGCGGCGGCTGAAGGCGGCGCTGGACCCCGAGGGAATCCTGGCTCCCGGGAGATCCGAGTCCTGA